CAAAAAGATGCTGTGTTAGCACCTAATTCAGCGGGTACGGGACCTATGTATATTTTCGGCAAGCACCTGCAACTTCCTATTGTTAGTACAGGGGTTGGCTGGGTTGGCTCAAAAGCACATGCTCCGAATGAATCGGTCCGTTTGCAGGATTTTGAGCAAGGAATTTTACACATGGCTCATATGATGTCTGGGTTTGCTGAGGCTTTGAATCAACAAGAACAGAGTTTAGAAGCATAGTATTTTTATAAAAAGAAAAACCAGAATGATCCATCACATTTCACCATTAGAAAGGAACAAAACGATGAAACAAGATTTAAAAAATCACTTAGAATCATTAAAGACAAGCCTTTGGGACATGAGCGATTACTTATACGAACACCCTGAATTAGGGGATCAAGAATTTAACTCGATGAAGTTACTAGTCGAATACTTAAAGGAACATAACTTCACTGTTGAAACAGGAATCGTGGATAGACCGACTGCTTTTAAAGCTGTTTATGACAGTGAAAAAGAGGGACCAACAATTGCTTATTTAGCTGAATATGATGCCCTGCCTGAAGTGGGTCATGGATGCGGACACAATATGATAGGTACCATGAGTGTTGGTGCAGGTGTGTTGTTAAGCAAAGTAATTGATGAAATTGGGGGCCGTGTGGTTGTGTTAGGTACCCCGGCAGAAGAAACCAATGGGGCAAAGGTTCCAATGGCAGAACAAGGGATTTTTGATGACATTGATGTAGCGATGATGCTTCATCCTTCTGGAGAATCCTATGAGAGTGGGGATTCGCTTGCCATGGATGCCCTACAATTTGAATTCCGTGGTAAAACGAGTCATGCAGCAGCATCACCGGAAAAAGGAATTAACGCCCTAGATGGTGTCATTCAATTATTCAATGGTATTAACGCACTTCGCCAGCATGTTACTTCTGACGTCCGCATACACGGAATCATTACAGAAGGTGGAGTAGCAGCAAACGTAGTGCCAGATAAGGCAGTTGCTCAATTCTATGTAAGAGCCAAGGACCGTGACAACTTAAATGAAGTGGTCCAAAAGGTTAAAAATATCGCAGAAGGGGCTTCCTTAATGACAGGAGCTTCAGTTCACATCAGTAACTATGAGCTAAGCTACGATAACATGATTACAAACCAAACGTTGTCCGAAATTTTCACCGAAAACCTATTAGGTGCTGGTGTGAAAAAGGTGCATAAATCAGCAAGTGGATCAGGCTCACTCGACATGGGAAATGTCAGCCACGTGGTGCCTGCCATCCATCCATATATCGGTTTAGATAGCCCTGGATTAGTCGGTCATACCCGAGAATTCGCAAATCTAACCATAACCGAAAACTCACACCGAATCCATGCAATGGGTGT
The genomic region above belongs to Bacillus carboniphilus and contains:
- a CDS encoding M20 family metallopeptidase, which gives rise to MKQDLKNHLESLKTSLWDMSDYLYEHPELGDQEFNSMKLLVEYLKEHNFTVETGIVDRPTAFKAVYDSEKEGPTIAYLAEYDALPEVGHGCGHNMIGTMSVGAGVLLSKVIDEIGGRVVVLGTPAEETNGAKVPMAEQGIFDDIDVAMMLHPSGESYESGDSLAMDALQFEFRGKTSHAAASPEKGINALDGVIQLFNGINALRQHVTSDVRIHGIITEGGVAANVVPDKAVAQFYVRAKDRDNLNEVVQKVKNIAEGASLMTGASVHISNYELSYDNMITNQTLSEIFTENLLGAGVKKVHKSASGSGSLDMGNVSHVVPAIHPYIGLDSPGLVGHTREFANLTITENSHRIHAMGVLALASTGYDLITNKELFDKVAAEFVGQRGQV